In Sphingobacterium zeae, one genomic interval encodes:
- a CDS encoding RNA polymerase sigma factor, producing the protein MKNDKYASHNDESLLIGLRGGDLAAFNILYDKYWSVLLDESYKRLEDLASCEEIVQDIFIDLWKHGSKRDINNVEAYLFTCMKYKVFETYKKNRRTTALIEENSSYYQRQDNTAGDLYDEKDLKSLIEQWVANLPQKRKEIFKMRYLDGLTTKEISDITETSQNTVQNHLGVSIHKLKKLIIQHFLTLLLILFNCK; encoded by the coding sequence ATGAAAAACGATAAATATGCATCTCACAACGACGAAAGCTTATTAATTGGGCTCAGAGGAGGCGATTTAGCGGCTTTCAACATTTTATATGATAAGTATTGGTCAGTACTTTTAGATGAATCATATAAACGGCTTGAGGACCTAGCTTCCTGTGAGGAAATTGTACAAGACATATTTATCGACCTTTGGAAACACGGCTCTAAGAGAGACATCAACAATGTGGAAGCATACCTTTTTACCTGCATGAAATACAAAGTTTTCGAAACATATAAAAAAAATAGACGAACAACAGCACTTATTGAAGAAAATTCCTCATACTACCAAAGACAAGACAATACAGCGGGAGACCTGTACGACGAAAAGGATCTAAAATCTTTGATTGAACAATGGGTAGCCAATCTTCCGCAAAAAAGAAAAGAAATCTTTAAAATGCGGTATCTGGACGGACTCACCACAAAAGAAATCAGCGATATAACGGAGACATCCCAAAATACAGTCCAAAATCATCTTGGTGTGTCAATACACAAACTGAAAAAACTCATTATCCAGCATTTTCTGACTCTTCTTTTAATTTTATTCAACTGTAAATAA
- a CDS encoding FecR family protein produces MQYPNQELEKLIDKYLKGEANSQEIDTVERFFDSFSSRSSLLKTLPEEVQHALKNRIHSGIMTRLSLRKKRSFSLSQIAAAAAVLCIAFAGVYLYKTKAPNNQEIILSNGQQRQIVLQDGTKVTLNASSKIIYPASFKDSSSREVTLIGEAFFDVTKDPAKPFLIHTPRMEISVLGTAFNVRDYAEENDAETALVRGKVSIWKTGANAQKFILKPKQKFVITKTAESKEVSPSSVHKSAATPMSVAIQPFVIAENDGSALETEWLLNRITIQEERLLDIALKLERMYGVEIKITNQATASKRYSAIFENEQLENILKALQTVNYFQIKKTGKNQFELF; encoded by the coding sequence ATGCAATATCCTAACCAAGAGCTTGAAAAGCTCATTGACAAATACTTAAAGGGCGAAGCCAATTCGCAAGAGATCGACACCGTAGAGCGTTTTTTCGATTCATTCTCATCACGGTCGAGTTTACTCAAAACACTTCCTGAAGAAGTGCAGCACGCCTTAAAAAATCGTATCCATAGCGGTATTATGACAAGATTATCGCTTAGAAAGAAACGCTCTTTCAGTTTATCTCAAATTGCCGCAGCCGCTGCCGTCTTGTGTATTGCATTTGCTGGCGTATATTTATACAAAACAAAAGCGCCCAACAATCAAGAGATCATCTTATCGAATGGACAACAGCGTCAAATTGTACTACAAGACGGGACAAAAGTTACACTCAATGCCTCGAGCAAAATAATATATCCTGCTTCATTCAAAGACTCAAGCTCACGCGAAGTGACTTTAATCGGGGAAGCATTTTTTGATGTCACAAAAGATCCCGCTAAACCTTTCCTTATTCATACACCGAGAATGGAAATCAGTGTCTTGGGGACTGCCTTCAATGTGCGTGATTATGCAGAAGAAAATGATGCCGAAACAGCTTTAGTGCGTGGTAAGGTATCGATCTGGAAAACAGGAGCCAACGCTCAGAAATTCATCTTAAAGCCCAAACAAAAATTTGTTATCACAAAAACAGCTGAATCTAAAGAGGTATCGCCCTCCAGCGTCCATAAATCTGCAGCGACTCCTATGTCCGTAGCTATACAGCCATTCGTTATCGCTGAAAATGATGGTTCTGCTCTAGAAACTGAATGGTTATTAAATCGTATAACAATCCAAGAGGAGAGATTACTTGATATCGCATTGAAACTGGAACGCATGTACGGGGTGGAGATCAAAATTACAAATCAAGCGACTGCCAGCAAACGCTACTCAGCGATATTCGAAAACGAACAACTCGAAAATATTCTTAAAGCATTACAAACTGTCAACTACTTTCAAATTAAAAAAACGGGGAAAAATCAATTCGAATTATTTTAA
- a CDS encoding sugar porter family MFS transporter produces MNKNTVLAWSFVVALGGFLFGFDTAVISGAEKAVQEHWHLSEFQHGLTMAIALIGTVVGAALGALPSDKLGRKNTLFAVAALYFISAIGSALANDWTIFILFRFLGGIGVGVSSVTAPIYISEISPAASRGKLVGLFQFNVVLGILIAYLSNYFIGQVGEESWRWMLGVQCFPSLLFFGLIFLIPESPRWLLLHRGNLAEAKRIMKKINSDGYELEISKIQESKNNTAGEGKLFVRENVKPILLAFCFALFNQVSGINAIIYYAPRVFEMAGLGSQSSLLSTVGIGVVNFIFTLLAINFIDKVGRRKLMLVGSIGLIVSLALVSHAFYTSQTTGFAITIYLMSFIAFFAFSQGAVIWVFISEIFPNDVRAKGQTFGSLTHWVMAAIITFCFPALTEMLGGGGTFLIFALFMVLQLIYVLKFMPETKGKSLEDLGHTINLH; encoded by the coding sequence ATGAACAAAAACACGGTACTAGCTTGGTCCTTTGTAGTGGCTTTAGGCGGATTTTTATTTGGATTTGATACAGCGGTTATTTCAGGAGCAGAAAAGGCCGTGCAGGAACACTGGCATTTAAGTGAGTTTCAGCATGGATTGACCATGGCCATTGCATTGATCGGAACAGTTGTTGGAGCAGCGCTGGGTGCACTGCCTTCAGATAAGTTGGGGCGTAAGAATACTTTATTTGCGGTTGCAGCTCTTTACTTTATCTCAGCAATAGGCAGCGCATTGGCGAATGACTGGACGATATTTATTTTATTCCGCTTTTTGGGTGGTATAGGCGTTGGCGTCTCTTCGGTAACTGCACCAATCTATATATCGGAAATATCTCCGGCGGCATCGCGTGGAAAATTGGTCGGACTTTTCCAGTTCAACGTCGTATTGGGGATTCTGATTGCCTATCTGTCCAATTACTTTATCGGTCAGGTAGGGGAGGAGTCCTGGCGTTGGATGTTAGGCGTACAGTGTTTTCCGTCGTTATTATTCTTCGGTCTGATCTTCCTTATTCCGGAAAGTCCAAGATGGTTACTGCTGCACAGGGGTAATTTAGCTGAAGCAAAACGAATTATGAAAAAAATCAACTCGGATGGTTACGAGCTGGAGATTTCAAAAATTCAGGAGTCCAAAAACAATACAGCAGGGGAGGGCAAACTCTTCGTTCGCGAAAATGTCAAACCTATTTTATTGGCCTTTTGTTTTGCGCTATTCAATCAGGTTTCAGGTATTAACGCAATCATCTATTATGCCCCCCGTGTATTTGAAATGGCCGGTTTGGGCTCACAGAGTTCATTGCTTTCAACAGTTGGGATCGGGGTTGTCAATTTTATCTTTACGTTGCTGGCGATCAATTTCATCGATAAGGTCGGTAGAAGAAAATTAATGTTGGTGGGCTCGATTGGACTGATTGTTTCTTTGGCACTCGTTTCCCATGCTTTTTATACCAGTCAAACGACGGGTTTTGCGATCACCATCTATCTGATGAGTTTTATTGCCTTTTTCGCATTCTCGCAAGGCGCTGTGATTTGGGTGTTTATTTCGGAAATTTTTCCGAATGATGTCCGTGCTAAAGGACAGACATTCGGCAGCTTGACACACTGGGTGATGGCGGCAATTATTACCTTTTGTTTTCCTGCATTGACGGAAATGCTCGGCGGGGGCGGTACCTTCTTGATCTTTGCCCTATTTATGGTTTTACAGCTTATCTATGTGCTTAAGTTTATGCCGGAGACAAAAGGGAAGTCACTGGAAGACCTTGGGCATACCATCAATCTACATTAG
- a CDS encoding GH92 family glycosyl hydrolase: MLTKNIKRKTNTLLRTICCCSFLSFSMLKGFSQGKMTKDYVDYVNPYMGNISHLLVPTYPTVHLPNSLLRVYPERGDYTSDRLFGLPLIVTSHRGRSAFNLSPMVKLPSALKPVQLYSYDQEEIHPYAYSVLLDQENIQVDYALSHQSGVYTFKFPNTSKKYLQFNSQQGKLQWDGEGLSGVQDIGNGTYVYIYAVPESKPVAVKRLQGQQLENATEAAGKNSCMILEFSQAGTSLRMKYGVSFIDVAQAKANLKREISGFDREKLADKGRKIWNDALGKIAVEDGNESNKHVFYTSLYRSYERPVNISEDGRYYSAFDGKVHQDEGKPFFTDDWIWDSYRAHHPLRVLLDPNTESMILNSFVRMSEQMEQPWLPTFPEITGDSRRMNSNHGVATLLDAYRKGVRNFDIKKAYLAAKGAITEKTLAPWSGKPAGKLDEFFKEKGYIPALYPGEKETIPEVNGFERRQPVAVTLGTSYDLWCLAQLAQELGIQADYDLFMKQSFNYRNLFNEQTKFFHPKDDKGNFIMPFDYVFSGGQGAREYYGENNAWIYRWDVQHNIPDLIKLMGGNESFVKYLDEMFQQPLGRSKFDFYAQLPDHTGNVGQFSMANEPALHIPYLYNYAGQPWMTQKRIRKLIGEWFRNDLMGVPGDEDGGGMSAFVVFSQMGFYPVTPGLTSYSIGSPFFQKVSIQLPNGKSFVIIGKNASARNKYIQSAKLNGKELNVPKLTHADLLKGGTLEFVMGDKANRNWGTAE, encoded by the coding sequence ATGTTAACAAAAAATATCAAACGTAAAACCAATACCTTGTTACGCACAATCTGTTGCTGTTCTTTTCTTTCGTTCAGTATGCTAAAAGGTTTTTCCCAAGGTAAAATGACGAAAGACTATGTGGACTATGTCAATCCATACATGGGGAACATCAGTCATTTATTGGTACCAACCTACCCAACGGTTCACTTGCCAAACAGCCTTTTGCGCGTTTATCCTGAGCGGGGAGACTATACTTCAGATCGTCTGTTTGGTCTGCCGCTTATCGTTACCAGCCATCGTGGAAGATCGGCTTTCAACCTTAGCCCAATGGTAAAATTGCCAAGCGCTTTGAAACCGGTACAATTGTATAGTTACGATCAGGAGGAAATTCATCCGTATGCGTATTCCGTGTTATTGGATCAAGAGAATATTCAGGTAGACTATGCGTTGTCGCATCAGTCGGGGGTGTATACCTTTAAATTTCCCAACACCTCGAAAAAATATCTTCAGTTCAACTCGCAGCAGGGAAAACTTCAATGGGATGGCGAGGGACTTTCTGGGGTACAGGATATTGGAAATGGCACGTATGTCTATATTTATGCCGTTCCAGAATCCAAACCTGTTGCTGTGAAGCGACTGCAAGGCCAACAACTGGAAAATGCCACTGAAGCTGCTGGTAAGAATTCGTGTATGATATTGGAGTTCAGTCAGGCAGGCACTAGCTTGCGCATGAAATATGGTGTTTCATTTATTGATGTCGCACAAGCCAAAGCGAATTTAAAGCGTGAGATCAGCGGTTTTGATCGGGAAAAGCTTGCTGATAAAGGGCGTAAAATATGGAACGACGCCTTAGGTAAAATTGCTGTGGAAGACGGAAATGAATCCAATAAGCACGTATTTTACACATCGTTATACCGTAGCTACGAAAGACCTGTCAATATTTCTGAAGATGGTCGCTATTACAGCGCGTTCGACGGAAAGGTACATCAGGACGAAGGTAAACCTTTCTTTACAGATGACTGGATCTGGGACTCTTACCGGGCACATCACCCATTACGGGTACTCTTGGATCCCAACACAGAATCCATGATCCTCAATTCTTTTGTCCGGATGTCCGAGCAAATGGAACAGCCTTGGTTGCCCACTTTTCCTGAGATCACGGGCGATAGTAGGCGTATGAATTCCAATCATGGCGTAGCAACTTTATTGGATGCTTACCGCAAGGGAGTGCGCAATTTTGATATCAAGAAAGCTTATCTGGCGGCAAAAGGTGCAATTACAGAAAAGACTTTGGCTCCATGGTCGGGTAAACCGGCAGGAAAATTAGACGAATTTTTTAAGGAGAAAGGCTATATTCCAGCATTGTACCCAGGAGAGAAAGAAACGATACCAGAAGTAAACGGTTTTGAACGGAGACAACCGGTCGCAGTAACCTTGGGTACCTCTTACGATTTATGGTGCTTGGCACAGCTTGCTCAAGAATTGGGTATTCAGGCTGATTATGATCTCTTTATGAAGCAATCTTTCAATTATAGAAATCTTTTCAACGAACAGACCAAATTTTTCCATCCCAAAGATGACAAGGGAAATTTTATCATGCCTTTTGATTATGTGTTTTCTGGCGGACAGGGAGCACGGGAATATTACGGTGAAAACAATGCCTGGATCTACCGCTGGGATGTGCAGCATAATATTCCCGATCTGATCAAACTGATGGGTGGGAACGAATCTTTTGTCAAGTACCTTGATGAGATGTTCCAGCAGCCTTTGGGGCGTTCAAAGTTTGACTTTTATGCACAGCTTCCAGACCACACGGGAAATGTCGGACAATTTTCGATGGCAAACGAGCCGGCTTTGCATATTCCTTATCTATATAACTATGCGGGACAACCTTGGATGACACAGAAAAGGATACGCAAGCTGATCGGGGAATGGTTTAGAAACGATTTAATGGGGGTGCCGGGAGATGAAGACGGTGGTGGAATGTCTGCTTTTGTGGTCTTTTCACAAATGGGCTTCTATCCGGTTACCCCGGGTTTGACGTCCTACAGCATCGGATCTCCATTTTTCCAGAAGGTGAGCATACAGCTTCCTAATGGTAAGTCTTTTGTTATTATCGGCAAGAATGCATCGGCAAGAAACAAATACATTCAGTCGGCGAAATTGAATGGAAAGGAGTTGAACGTTCCAAAGCTGACCCATGCCGATTTGCTGAAAGGTGGCACGTTGGAGTTTGTGATGGGGGATAAAGCAAATCGAAATTGGGGAACAGCAGAGTAA
- a CDS encoding hybrid sensor histidine kinase/response regulator transcription factor, which translates to MGKYFIYGGILILLLFCGCQPMVQKKKRIIAFSQCIGNDAWRQTMLEEMKRELSFNPDIDFLYRDAHGDNNVQINQIRELVKQDIDLLIVSPNEAEPLTPIVDSVFQRNIPVIVTDRKTSSGQYNAYVGADNLAIGKLAGQYSRTILQNNGSIGLVTGLSGTSASIEREKGFMQQIGDAKGIRTSGIIHGGWEKNKAYLETRKHIDQMIQSDIIFTFNDQMAMGVKKALNEAQIKKDIKIIGVDALPGPGNGLEQIIQGKMFASILYPTGGAEAIRTALAIINHQNYRRENILATSVIDKTNAELLALQSDKIKQQQLDIDKRQEFITEQNKIYQSQKSVLNVLVVSLVLAVVFGGISIIVIRSNWEKNKHLEIQNSEILAQQKQIVEMNSQIQQAAEIKNNFFTNISHEFKTPLTLIIAPIEDLELRKDLPEEVKEQLSRVKRNAKKLQRLVTDLIDIHRISKSKIRLHASIVYIDPFIQQVIGSFKPLFKKNRISVSYINKTSLKEVWMDEYLMEQVLSNLLSNAIKHTSASGRIEIILEENNFKDYFYLRVLDNGLGIAPVDIEHIFDPFYQGAGSRNGSGIGLAYSKQIVELHHGQITVSSKPGHGSIFTLRMPIGNGHYEPAELAGFDSGEKPLFQEQDLLDTTAKVVDNNLSFRSNKSKSIMIVEDNDEIRDYLRSLLEQDYNLFLAKDAQQATSMMKTHFPDLVITDIMLPDGSGLDILKDIKAFYQTAHIPVILLSALANEETMLEGSKLMADDYITKPFNAELLRIRISNILQSRHQLKEKYSSNVEQFERTQAEQVNDSDRRFLNNLSAIVESKLSDQRLSVDGIANDLHLSRVQLYRKVKQLLDCSVNEYIVERRLKKAKSMMAEGLTINEIFSSVGFSSASYFASAFKKKYGQSPSAFKKELDKK; encoded by the coding sequence ATGGGAAAATATTTCATTTATGGTGGCATATTGATCCTGCTTCTTTTTTGTGGATGTCAACCAATGGTCCAGAAGAAAAAGCGGATTATTGCTTTTTCACAGTGTATCGGAAATGATGCCTGGCGACAAACCATGCTCGAAGAAATGAAAAGGGAACTTTCCTTCAATCCGGATATTGACTTTCTTTATCGAGATGCCCATGGCGACAATAATGTCCAGATTAATCAAATTCGGGAATTAGTCAAACAGGATATCGATCTTCTGATTGTATCGCCAAATGAGGCCGAGCCCCTTACCCCTATAGTAGATTCGGTATTTCAACGCAATATACCCGTCATCGTAACTGACCGTAAGACATCCTCAGGCCAATATAATGCCTATGTGGGGGCAGACAATCTTGCTATCGGAAAACTGGCGGGCCAGTATAGCCGCACCATTTTACAAAACAATGGTTCGATCGGCCTGGTTACTGGATTATCGGGTACATCCGCCTCCATAGAACGTGAAAAAGGCTTTATGCAGCAAATTGGAGATGCTAAAGGGATTCGAACGAGCGGAATCATTCACGGCGGATGGGAAAAAAACAAAGCTTATTTGGAAACGCGTAAGCATATAGACCAAATGATCCAGAGTGATATCATCTTCACCTTCAATGATCAGATGGCCATGGGGGTAAAAAAAGCATTGAACGAAGCCCAGATCAAAAAGGACATTAAGATAATCGGTGTTGATGCCCTTCCTGGTCCCGGAAATGGCCTTGAACAGATCATACAGGGCAAAATGTTCGCTTCCATACTCTACCCCACTGGCGGAGCCGAAGCCATTCGAACGGCCTTGGCTATCATCAACCACCAAAACTACCGCCGCGAGAATATACTCGCAACCTCTGTCATCGATAAAACCAACGCGGAGTTGCTTGCCCTGCAGTCGGATAAAATAAAGCAACAGCAGCTCGATATAGACAAAAGACAGGAATTCATTACGGAACAGAATAAGATTTACCAAAGTCAAAAGTCGGTTCTTAATGTACTGGTCGTTAGCTTGGTGCTTGCTGTTGTCTTTGGTGGCATTTCTATTATCGTGATCAGGAGCAACTGGGAAAAGAACAAACATCTGGAAATCCAAAATAGTGAGATCCTTGCGCAACAAAAACAGATCGTCGAGATGAACAGCCAGATCCAGCAAGCGGCAGAAATCAAGAATAATTTCTTCACCAACATCTCACATGAATTTAAAACACCACTGACCCTTATTATAGCGCCTATCGAGGACCTTGAATTACGAAAAGACCTGCCAGAAGAAGTCAAAGAACAGTTGTCGCGCGTCAAGCGGAATGCAAAAAAACTACAGCGTTTGGTTACCGACCTCATTGATATCCACCGAATCAGTAAATCAAAAATTAGGTTACATGCGTCTATCGTTTATATCGATCCATTCATCCAGCAGGTAATAGGTAGTTTCAAACCGCTATTTAAGAAAAACAGAATCTCGGTCAGTTATATCAACAAAACGAGTTTGAAAGAGGTTTGGATGGACGAATACCTCATGGAACAGGTCCTATCCAACTTATTATCCAATGCGATCAAACATACTTCAGCCAGCGGCAGAATTGAAATTATACTAGAAGAAAACAATTTCAAGGACTATTTTTATCTACGCGTATTGGATAATGGTCTGGGAATTGCGCCGGTTGATATTGAGCATATTTTTGATCCTTTTTACCAAGGAGCCGGCAGCCGTAACGGATCCGGAATCGGACTTGCATACAGCAAACAGATCGTCGAACTGCATCATGGCCAGATCACCGTGAGCAGCAAGCCCGGCCATGGATCGATCTTCACCCTCCGCATGCCAATTGGGAACGGTCATTATGAACCTGCTGAACTGGCCGGTTTCGACAGTGGAGAAAAACCATTGTTTCAGGAACAAGATCTACTGGACACGACAGCAAAGGTGGTAGACAACAATCTTTCTTTTCGATCCAACAAATCGAAGAGCATTATGATCGTCGAAGATAATGATGAAATCAGAGACTATCTCCGCTCGTTATTGGAACAGGATTACAACCTGTTTCTGGCGAAGGATGCCCAGCAAGCCACTAGTATGATGAAGACACATTTTCCAGACCTGGTGATCACCGATATTATGCTTCCTGATGGAAGCGGACTGGATATTTTGAAAGACATCAAAGCCTTTTATCAGACCGCACATATTCCCGTCATCTTACTGAGTGCACTTGCCAACGAGGAGACCATGCTTGAGGGGAGCAAATTAATGGCCGATGACTATATTACTAAGCCATTCAATGCCGAACTGCTGCGGATACGTATTTCAAATATTCTTCAATCGCGTCATCAGCTTAAAGAAAAATATAGCAGCAACGTCGAACAGTTTGAGCGTACTCAAGCCGAACAGGTCAACGATAGCGACAGAAGATTCCTAAACAATCTCTCCGCCATTGTCGAATCCAAGTTATCGGATCAGCGGTTAAGCGTCGACGGGATTGCCAACGACCTCCATCTCTCACGCGTTCAGCTCTATCGTAAGGTGAAACAGCTGCTCGACTGCAGTGTCAATGAGTATATTGTGGAACGAAGATTAAAGAAAGCCAAAAGCATGATGGCTGAGGGTCTAACCATCAACGAAATATTTAGTAGTGTCGGCTTTTCATCAGCATCTTACTTCGCGTCGGCCTTCAAAAAGAAATATGGTCAGTCCCCAAGTGCTTTCAAAAAAGAACTCGACAAAAAATAG